In a genomic window of Chryseobacterium sp. G0162:
- the gldN gene encoding gliding motility protein GldN, which translates to MKKYISTLLVLVSGFAFSQTILNASSPEEFRQMRAENKQKVGDTIIDKTVKPLEYGFVEDKDILKSMFVWEIIDMNDKINQPFYYDNPDGLLSTPTRSLYQLLLDAALSGKIEQVYDDENFTVKLSPEGIQKRLENVRINDAAIDILNSGRQLTEQEKKEYTDVFKTTTEKVKVLKIMGMWFVDKRDGQMKYRPLGIAAMGPDPAVQGVIGPDGKPIASNDDLIDLFWIFYPNARDVLANNYVYNRKNSSADLSFDDIINARRFSSVIYKSSSGLGDGTIKDYIPKDADDQLEESNRIKSQILEMENDMWNY; encoded by the coding sequence ATGAAAAAATATATTAGCACCCTTTTAGTATTAGTTTCGGGATTTGCATTTTCCCAGACTATTCTGAACGCTTCTTCTCCAGAAGAGTTTAGACAGATGAGAGCGGAGAACAAACAAAAAGTTGGTGATACTATTATTGATAAAACAGTAAAGCCTCTTGAATATGGATTTGTGGAAGACAAAGACATCCTTAAGAGTATGTTTGTTTGGGAAATCATCGATATGAATGATAAGATCAATCAGCCATTTTACTATGATAATCCGGACGGTCTTCTTTCTACGCCTACTAGATCTCTATACCAGTTACTGTTAGATGCAGCTTTAAGTGGTAAAATTGAGCAGGTGTATGACGACGAAAACTTTACTGTAAAGCTTTCACCGGAGGGAATCCAAAAAAGATTAGAGAACGTTAGAATCAACGATGCTGCTATTGATATTCTAAACTCAGGAAGACAATTAACTGAACAGGAGAAAAAAGAATATACAGACGTATTTAAGACGACTACTGAGAAAGTAAAAGTGCTTAAAATCATGGGAATGTGGTTCGTAGATAAGAGAGACGGACAGATGAAATACAGACCTCTTGGTATTGCAGCAATGGGACCAGATCCTGCAGTACAAGGAGTTATAGGACCAGACGGTAAGCCAATTGCAAGCAATGATGATCTTATCGACCTATTCTGGATTTTCTATCCTAATGCAAGAGATGTTTTAGCAAACAATTATGTTTACAACAGAAAAAACTCTTCTGCAGACCTGTCTTTTGATGATATTATCAATGCAAGAAGATTCTCTTCTGTAATTTATAAATCTTCAAGCGGTTTAGGAGATGGTACCATTAAAGATTATATCCCTAAAGATGCTGATGATCAGCTAGAAGAAAGCAACAGAATCAAGTCACAAATTCTAGAAATGGAAAATGATATGTGGAATTACTAA
- the gldK gene encoding gliding motility lipoprotein GldK, which yields MKRIFLLLLSASVASVSCSGGGSSSVGKPGTKGELIPREKTKSFVAERPYGMVAIPAGSFVAGLADQDPTNTPEKASLKTVTVSSFFMDEAETTNAEYRVFINYVRDSIARTLLAEAAGEGGDEGGRRGASIGDYAYLAKKEENLTPYQEYMEGQGGREDGTYDASKRLDWKIPLHWSTSKYPDVEYAEVLESMYLPASSRIGNERILDVSKLKYTYRWGDMDAALADNERGANYLKSQSIAIYPDTTVWVKDFHFAYNEPLFEQYFWHKAYKNYPVVGVTWDQARAYCNFRSKLKTDYNESLKRKKQRPLQFRLPTEIEWEYAARGGMQNATYPWGGPYLMDDRGCYLANFKPKRGNYMEDEKKGTYTYTAPVKKFKKNGFGLFDMAGNVSEWTESAYNNSSYGFSSTLNPSTKDKKDTKKSVRGGSWKDIGYALMTGARDWERKDSARSYIGFRTVQDIPEAAVKPRRVNR from the coding sequence ATGAAAAGGATATTTCTTTTATTATTGTCTGCGTCGGTAGCATCGGTATCTTGTTCAGGTGGTGGCAGCTCTTCTGTAGGGAAGCCAGGAACAAAAGGAGAATTGATACCAAGAGAAAAAACGAAATCATTTGTTGCGGAACGACCATACGGAATGGTTGCAATTCCTGCAGGTTCATTTGTTGCTGGTTTAGCAGACCAGGATCCAACAAATACACCTGAAAAAGCATCATTGAAGACAGTTACTGTTTCTTCTTTCTTCATGGATGAAGCAGAAACTACCAATGCAGAATACAGGGTATTTATCAACTATGTAAGAGATTCTATCGCAAGAACTCTACTCGCTGAAGCTGCCGGAGAAGGTGGTGATGAAGGTGGTCGTAGAGGAGCAAGCATAGGAGATTATGCATACCTTGCTAAAAAAGAAGAAAATTTAACACCTTATCAAGAATATATGGAAGGTCAGGGGGGCCGTGAAGACGGAACCTATGATGCTAGCAAAAGATTAGACTGGAAAATTCCTTTACACTGGAGTACTTCAAAATACCCGGATGTAGAGTACGCAGAAGTTCTGGAATCTATGTATTTGCCTGCTTCTTCAAGAATTGGAAACGAAAGAATTTTAGATGTAAGTAAGTTGAAGTATACGTACCGTTGGGGAGATATGGATGCAGCACTTGCAGATAACGAAAGAGGAGCCAATTACCTGAAAAGCCAAAGTATCGCGATTTATCCCGATACTACGGTTTGGGTAAAAGATTTCCACTTTGCTTACAATGAGCCATTATTTGAACAATATTTCTGGCACAAGGCTTACAAAAACTATCCTGTAGTGGGTGTAACATGGGATCAGGCGAGAGCTTATTGTAACTTCAGATCTAAATTGAAAACTGATTACAACGAAAGTCTAAAAAGAAAAAAACAAAGACCATTGCAGTTCCGTCTTCCAACAGAAATCGAATGGGAATATGCTGCAAGAGGAGGTATGCAAAATGCCACTTACCCTTGGGGAGGTCCATACTTAATGGATGACAGAGGTTGCTATTTAGCTAACTTCAAACCTAAGAGAGGTAACTATATGGAAGACGAGAAAAAAGGTACTTATACATATACAGCTCCAGTTAAGAAATTTAAGAAAAATGGATTTGGGTTATTTGATATGGCTGGAAATGTTTCTGAATGGACAGAATCTGCATATAACAACTCTTCTTATGGATTCTCTTCTACACTAAATCCTTCTACTAAAGATAAAAAGGATACTAAAAAATCTGTAAGAGGTGGATCTTGGAAAGATATAGGATATGCGTTAATGACGGGTGCAAGAGACTGGGAGAGAAAAGATTCAGCAAGAAGCTATATCGGATTTAGAACTGTACAGGACATCCCTGAAGCAGCTGTTAAGCCAAGAAGAGTTAACAGATAA
- a CDS encoding NAD(P)/FAD-dependent oxidoreductase translates to MKNVDYIIVGDGYAGLFLAHQLIKNNKSFVIFSEGRKSASQVSAGIINPVVLKKFTTFWKVQEQIDFLKSSLKEIESYTGENYLINAPIHRIFHDENEQKLWLKKSGNEELSNFLDENFESLNVVKNDFLSGKVNQSARLNVNGFFAGLFNYFEKNGFLISEKFEYAKLNPSEGIYKDFNFKNIIFCEGMGVKDNPYFSEIAVNPNKGHHIKVELSQPIPENITIKKKHFLFPTGNGLYFYGGTYDREQLHHHIDDSAVDQLVNGLSEFYPYDFEVKEVNFGFRPTVKDRRPIIGRHESYQNLYVFNGLGARGILNGCYFSRDLFRFIEEDIPLDEEVSLNRFNK, encoded by the coding sequence ATGAAAAATGTAGATTATATTATTGTAGGAGATGGATATGCCGGGCTTTTTTTAGCTCATCAACTGATTAAAAACAATAAATCCTTTGTGATCTTTTCTGAAGGAAGAAAAAGTGCTTCCCAGGTTTCTGCAGGGATTATTAACCCTGTTGTACTTAAAAAGTTTACCACATTCTGGAAAGTTCAGGAGCAAATTGATTTTCTGAAGAGCAGTCTTAAGGAGATAGAATCGTATACCGGAGAGAACTATCTCATCAATGCACCTATTCACAGAATTTTTCATGATGAAAATGAGCAGAAGCTTTGGCTTAAAAAATCGGGAAACGAAGAACTTTCGAACTTTTTGGATGAAAATTTTGAGTCTTTAAATGTAGTAAAAAACGACTTTCTCTCCGGAAAGGTAAACCAGTCTGCTAGATTAAATGTTAATGGATTTTTCGCAGGTTTATTCAATTATTTTGAAAAAAATGGGTTTCTTATCAGCGAAAAGTTTGAATATGCTAAGTTGAATCCATCAGAAGGGATTTATAAAGATTTTAATTTTAAAAATATTATTTTCTGTGAAGGAATGGGAGTGAAGGACAATCCTTATTTTTCAGAAATTGCAGTGAACCCAAATAAGGGACATCATATAAAAGTTGAACTTTCTCAACCTATTCCTGAAAATATTACGATTAAAAAGAAACACTTCCTTTTTCCTACCGGAAATGGACTTTATTTCTATGGTGGGACTTATGACCGGGAGCAGCTTCACCATCATATTGACGATTCAGCGGTTGATCAATTAGTCAACGGATTGTCTGAATTCTATCCTTATGATTTTGAAGTAAAAGAAGTTAATTTTGGCTTCAGACCTACTGTAAAAGACAGAAGACCAATTATAGGAAGGCATGAAAGCTATCAAAATTTGTATGTTTTCAATGGACTGGGAGCAAGAGGAATTCTGAACGGATGTTATTTCTCAAGAGATCTTTTCCGTTTTATTGAAGAAGATATTCCCCTAGATGAAGAAGTTTCATTAAATAGATTTAATAAATAA
- a CDS encoding efflux RND transporter periplasmic adaptor subunit — protein sequence MKRVASAIALSVLLLAVSCNKKKEEKEEVTTYPVTSPVVMDTVINKEYVAQIQSVKNIEVRAQEKGFLEKIFVDEGQYVQAGQTLFRIMPKLYQAELLKAKAEVEQASIELKNASTLAGNNIVSKNEKAMAKAKLDAANAEMKLAQIHLSFTDIKAPFSGIINRIPLKLGSLVDEGDLLTSLSDNTSIYTYFNVSEPEYLSYQTHAADRGSNQVSLITANGETYTQKGEIQTIEGEFDNETGNIAFRAKFPNPDKLLRNGETGKVQMTMPVHNALIIPQKATYEIQDQKYVFVIDKNGTARSKNIKVAYELPDLYVVSSGISKGDQILLEGVQKVKDDQKIKTKFQDPKKVLQSLKLKAE from the coding sequence ATAAAAAGAGTTGCCTCAGCTATTGCACTTAGTGTCCTTTTACTGGCCGTAAGCTGCAATAAGAAAAAAGAGGAGAAAGAAGAAGTAACCACTTATCCGGTAACATCTCCGGTAGTGATGGACACTGTAATTAACAAGGAATATGTAGCTCAGATTCAATCTGTAAAGAACATTGAAGTCCGAGCGCAGGAAAAAGGATTCCTTGAGAAAATTTTTGTCGATGAAGGTCAGTATGTACAGGCAGGACAAACCCTGTTCCGTATTATGCCTAAACTGTATCAGGCAGAATTATTAAAAGCAAAAGCTGAAGTTGAGCAGGCTTCTATCGAACTGAAAAACGCAAGCACATTAGCCGGAAACAATATTGTATCCAAAAATGAAAAGGCAATGGCTAAAGCTAAACTGGATGCTGCCAATGCAGAAATGAAGCTGGCTCAGATCCATTTGTCTTTTACCGATATTAAAGCTCCGTTTTCAGGAATTATCAATAGAATTCCTTTAAAGTTGGGAAGTTTGGTAGACGAAGGCGATCTGTTGACCTCATTATCAGATAATACAAGCATCTACACCTATTTCAACGTTTCTGAACCGGAATATCTAAGCTATCAGACCCATGCAGCAGACAGAGGAAGTAATCAGGTATCACTGATTACAGCAAATGGCGAAACATATACCCAAAAGGGAGAAATTCAGACTATTGAAGGAGAATTTGACAATGAAACCGGGAATATTGCTTTTAGAGCGAAATTTCCAAACCCAGACAAGCTTCTGAGAAATGGAGAAACCGGTAAAGTACAAATGACGATGCCGGTTCACAATGCTCTTATTATTCCTCAGAAAGCTACCTATGAAATTCAGGATCAGAAATATGTATTTGTTATTGATAAAAACGGTACTGCCAGATCCAAAAATATTAAAGTAGCCTATGAACTTCCGGATCTTTATGTGGTAAGCTCAGGGATTTCAAAAGGAGATCAGATTCTTTTGGAGGGTGTTCAGAAGGTGAAGGATGACCAGAAAATAAAAACAAAATTCCAGGATCCTAAAAAAGTTCTTCAATCATTGAAATTAAAAGCAGAGTAG
- a CDS encoding SemiSWEET transporter, producing MNENLLGIIAGVLTSISMIPQLVKVIREKNVEDISLLMLLVLISGLSLWVWYGFVKDELPIILSNSFAVLVNICLLVSYMIYHKK from the coding sequence ATGAATGAAAATCTATTAGGGATTATTGCAGGAGTTCTTACCTCCATATCCATGATTCCACAGCTTGTAAAAGTGATTCGGGAGAAAAATGTTGAAGATATTTCCCTGCTTATGCTTTTGGTTCTTATTTCCGGATTGTCTTTATGGGTGTGGTATGGCTTTGTAAAAGATGAACTTCCCATTATTTTATCAAATTCATTTGCTGTTCTGGTAAATATTTGCCTTTTGGTTTCCTATATGATATATCATAAAAAGTAA
- the gldL gene encoding gliding motility protein GldL produces the protein MFKTKDAWMNFFYSFGAAIVILGAWLKITHITLGPINGNIALTVGLITEAIIFIIFAFDPPKTEESYAWENVYPELLDKHANPNPLHSNVTTRNTGNQFAELENSLSTKLDKMLEDARLDVQLFERLRTGIDKFSSSVDQINQTVDVSASTHKYNDQLNKAAQHMESMNALYAMQLESGKKQAEFATKYVSDMQKSVEHSEKFNQELQGLTSNLNNLNRVYGGMLTAMKS, from the coding sequence ATGTTTAAGACGAAAGATGCTTGGATGAATTTCTTCTATTCATTCGGTGCTGCAATTGTAATTCTTGGAGCTTGGCTTAAAATTACTCACATAACCCTGGGACCAATTAACGGTAATATAGCACTTACTGTAGGGCTTATTACAGAAGCGATTATCTTTATTATCTTCGCTTTCGACCCTCCAAAAACTGAAGAGTCTTATGCTTGGGAAAATGTTTACCCTGAATTATTAGATAAACATGCGAACCCAAACCCATTACACTCAAATGTAACTACTAGAAATACAGGTAACCAATTCGCAGAATTAGAAAACTCTCTTTCTACTAAATTGGATAAAATGCTTGAAGACGCTAGACTAGATGTTCAATTATTTGAGAGACTAAGAACTGGAATTGACAAGTTTTCAAGTTCTGTAGATCAAATCAACCAAACTGTTGACGTTTCTGCTTCTACTCATAAATATAACGATCAGTTGAACAAGGCTGCTCAGCATATGGAAAGTATGAATGCATTATATGCAATGCAGTTGGAAAGCGGTAAGAAACAAGCAGAATTTGCAACTAAATATGTTTCTGATATGCAGAAATCTGTTGAACATTCTGAAAAATTCAACCAAGAGCTACAAGGTTTAACATCTAATCTTAATAACTTAAATAGAGTTTATGGTGGTATGCTAACTGCTATGAAGTCTTAA
- a CDS encoding efflux RND transporter permease subunit, with protein MFKKFIRRPVLSIVISLIIVFLGILSLVKLPVTQFPSISPPKVNITAEYPGANNELLIKSVVIPLERGLNGVPGMKYMTSDAGNDGEASIQVVFDLGTDPNVAAVNVQNRVSSVVNKLPPLVVREGVKITREEPNMLMYINLYSDDPKADQKFLFNYADINVMSELRRVSGVGFADILGTREYAMRIWLKPDRLTAYNISADEVMEALNEQSLEASPGKTGESSGKRSQSFEYVLKYPGRYNNEKDYGNIILKAKPNGESIRLKDVADIEFGSSMYDIYSTLNGKPSAAITVKQSYGSNASDVIKNVKTLMADLEKNNFPKGMHYEISYDVSRFLDASMEKVIHTLFEAFVLVAIVVFLFLGDWRSTLIPALAVPVSLVGTFAVMSAFGITLNMISLFALVMAIGVVVDDAIVVIEAVHAKMEEKNLSPLKATEEAMHEISGAIIAITLVMASVFIPIAFMSGPVGVFYRQFSITMASSIILSGVVALTLTPALCALILKNNHGKAKKKTPITIFLDKFNNLFTKGAGRYEKMLNKTVTKKMFTLPLLLAFCAGTYFLSNSIPSGFIPAEDQGMIYAIIQTPPGSTLERTNQIARELLKESEDIDGVQSVSSLAGYEILTEGTGSNSGTCLINLKSWDERKESAAEIIEKLEEKAKNIPGANIEFFQPPSVPGYGAAGGFELRLLDKAGSGDYHKMEQVSNDFVKELKKRPELGSAFTFYSASFPQYMLRIDNDLAEQKGVTIEKAMDNLSTLIGSNYETSFIRFDRPYKVIVQAGPQYRALPTDLLKLYVKNDKDQMVPYSDFMRLEKVYGLSEMTRHNMYNSAQVSGTPAPGYSSGQAIQAIQEVADKTLPRGFGIDWAGISKDEVSRGNEAVFVFLVCLGFVYLILSAQYESFILPLPVILSLPVGIFGAFLCLKLLGLENNIYAQVAMVMLIGLLGKNAVLIVEFAVQKKAEEGIPVMQAAIEGAAIRFRPILMTSFAFIAGLIPLVIATGPGAVGNRTIGTAAAGGMLIGTIFGLMIIPGLYYIFGTIAEKSKLAKYEEKNPLTEQTEPYEHDGKFED; from the coding sequence ATGTTTAAGAAATTCATCCGCAGACCTGTTCTGTCTATTGTAATCTCATTGATTATTGTATTTTTAGGGATATTGTCATTGGTAAAACTTCCGGTGACCCAGTTTCCCTCAATTTCTCCACCTAAAGTAAATATTACCGCAGAATATCCTGGTGCCAACAACGAATTATTAATTAAATCTGTTGTCATCCCATTGGAAAGAGGATTAAACGGGGTTCCGGGTATGAAATATATGACCTCGGATGCCGGAAATGACGGAGAAGCTTCCATTCAGGTGGTATTTGATCTGGGAACAGATCCCAACGTTGCAGCAGTAAACGTTCAAAACCGTGTATCTTCAGTGGTTAACAAATTACCTCCTCTGGTTGTTCGTGAAGGGGTAAAAATTACCCGTGAAGAACCGAATATGCTGATGTACATTAACCTGTACAGTGATGATCCAAAAGCTGATCAGAAATTCCTGTTCAACTATGCCGATATCAATGTGATGTCTGAATTGAGAAGGGTAAGTGGAGTAGGTTTCGCTGATATTTTGGGAACCCGTGAATATGCCATGCGTATCTGGCTTAAACCTGATAGACTTACTGCGTATAATATTTCAGCAGATGAAGTGATGGAAGCATTGAATGAGCAGAGTTTGGAAGCATCTCCGGGGAAAACCGGGGAGAGTTCAGGAAAACGCTCCCAGTCATTTGAATATGTATTGAAATATCCGGGCCGTTATAATAATGAAAAAGACTATGGTAATATCATTCTAAAGGCTAAGCCTAATGGTGAATCTATAAGATTAAAAGATGTTGCTGATATTGAATTCGGAAGTTCCATGTATGATATTTATTCTACATTGAATGGAAAACCTTCTGCTGCTATTACCGTAAAACAGTCTTATGGATCTAATGCAAGTGATGTTATTAAGAATGTAAAAACATTAATGGCAGACCTTGAGAAAAATAATTTCCCTAAAGGGATGCATTATGAGATCAGTTATGACGTTTCCAGATTCCTGGATGCTTCTATGGAAAAAGTAATCCATACTTTGTTTGAAGCTTTTGTACTGGTAGCTATTGTGGTATTCCTTTTCCTTGGGGACTGGCGTTCCACATTGATTCCTGCACTAGCTGTTCCTGTTTCGTTGGTAGGAACTTTTGCGGTGATGTCAGCATTTGGGATTACTCTGAATATGATCTCACTGTTTGCTTTGGTAATGGCCATTGGGGTCGTTGTTGATGATGCCATTGTGGTGATTGAAGCGGTGCATGCCAAGATGGAAGAGAAGAACCTTTCTCCTTTAAAAGCTACGGAGGAAGCAATGCATGAGATCAGTGGAGCAATTATCGCCATTACTCTGGTAATGGCATCGGTGTTTATTCCGATTGCATTTATGTCCGGACCGGTTGGGGTGTTTTATCGCCAGTTTTCGATTACAATGGCGTCTTCTATTATTTTATCGGGAGTAGTAGCCTTGACTTTGACACCAGCATTGTGTGCTTTAATTCTTAAAAATAATCACGGAAAAGCTAAGAAGAAAACTCCAATTACGATTTTCCTTGATAAATTTAATAATCTGTTTACGAAAGGTGCTGGAAGGTATGAGAAAATGCTAAATAAGACGGTAACTAAGAAAATGTTCACATTACCTCTTTTATTAGCTTTTTGTGCAGGTACTTATTTTCTGAGTAATTCAATTCCATCCGGATTTATCCCTGCTGAAGATCAGGGGATGATCTATGCGATTATCCAAACACCGCCGGGATCTACGCTGGAAAGAACCAATCAGATCGCAAGAGAACTTTTAAAAGAATCAGAAGATATTGATGGAGTACAGTCGGTTTCATCATTGGCAGGATATGAGATCTTAACAGAAGGTACCGGATCAAATTCCGGAACCTGTCTTATTAATCTTAAGAGCTGGGATGAACGTAAGGAATCAGCCGCTGAAATTATTGAAAAACTGGAAGAAAAAGCCAAAAATATACCGGGAGCCAATATTGAGTTTTTCCAACCACCTTCCGTTCCGGGATATGGTGCAGCAGGAGGTTTTGAACTCCGGTTGCTTGATAAGGCAGGAAGCGGCGATTATCATAAAATGGAACAGGTAAGCAATGATTTTGTAAAGGAGTTAAAGAAACGTCCGGAGCTGGGGTCTGCATTTACCTTCTATTCTGCGAGTTTTCCTCAATATATGCTTAGGATAGATAATGACCTTGCTGAGCAAAAAGGAGTGACGATTGAAAAAGCGATGGATAACTTATCTACCTTGATTGGATCCAACTATGAGACGAGTTTTATTCGTTTTGACAGACCTTATAAAGTGATTGTTCAGGCAGGACCTCAATATCGAGCTTTACCAACAGATTTATTGAAGTTATATGTTAAAAATGACAAAGATCAGATGGTGCCTTATTCAGACTTTATGAGATTGGAGAAAGTATATGGTCTATCTGAGATGACAAGACATAATATGTATAACTCTGCTCAGGTGAGTGGTACTCCGGCGCCGGGATACAGTAGTGGACAGGCTATTCAGGCTATTCAGGAAGTAGCAGATAAAACACTTCCGAGAGGTTTTGGTATCGACTGGGCTGGGATTTCAAAAGATGAAGTAAGCCGTGGAAATGAAGCTGTATTTGTATTCCTGGTGTGTTTAGGATTCGTTTATCTGATCCTTTCTGCTCAGTATGAAAGTTTTATTCTTCCGTTACCTGTAATTTTATCATTACCAGTGGGGATTTTTGGAGCGTTTCTATGTCTGAAATTGTTAGGACTGGAAAATAATATCTATGCTCAGGTAGCTATGGTAATGCTTATCGGGCTCTTAGGTAAAAATGCCGTGTTAATTGTAGAATTTGCAGTACAGAAAAAGGCTGAAGAAGGAATTCCTGTGATGCAGGCTGCTATTGAAGGAGCTGCCATTCGTTTCCGTCCTATTTTGATGACCTCATTTGCATTCATTGCCGGATTGATTCCGTTGGTGATCGCTACAGGACCGGGTGCAGTTGGTAACCGTACCATTGGAACGGCAGCAGCAGGAGGGATGCTGATAGGAACTATTTTCGGATTGATGATTATTCCGGGATTGTACTACATCTTCGGGACTATAGCTGAAAAATCGAAACTGGCTAAATATGAAGAGAAGAATCCTTTAACAGAACAAACTGAACCTTATGAACACGATGGAAAATTCGAAGACTAA
- a CDS encoding META domain-containing protein: MKSLYYYLSALFLTVFLVSCQTQTAQKPTTDITGKKWKLTELNGQPIALKNPKNNPYFKLDMNGMKYEGHAGCNGLGGTFEIKQDVMRIKFNQGMSTMMACEDLDIENQFTKAILAADNYSVNGNTLTLNKARMAPLAKFILE; encoded by the coding sequence ATGAAAAGCTTGTATTACTATTTATCCGCTCTTTTCCTGACTGTATTTCTTGTTTCTTGCCAGACACAAACTGCACAGAAACCTACAACAGATATTACTGGAAAAAAATGGAAATTAACTGAGCTTAACGGTCAACCGATTGCATTAAAGAACCCAAAAAATAACCCTTATTTCAAACTTGATATGAATGGGATGAAATATGAAGGTCACGCAGGATGTAACGGATTAGGAGGAACTTTTGAGATCAAACAGGATGTGATGAGAATCAAATTCAACCAAGGGATGTCTACCATGATGGCTTGTGAGGATCTTGATATCGAAAATCAGTTTACAAAAGCAATCCTTGCCGCTGATAATTACTCTGTTAATGGAAATACATTAACTTTAAATAAAGCGAGAATGGCACCTTTAGCTAAATTCATTCTTGAATAA
- a CDS encoding GldM family protein, which translates to MAQGKQTPRQKMINLMYLVFIAMMALNIDAEIIRSYYDSTRALNETRTLTERKNEKIFEKTLEAKAQQVPDTYSKPWEDYKSLKTKIDALVKHAQDIKDLLKKQSEFHDKDPKTGKEIDVSENFAALNNNEATTEYFFKEGDENSPSPNALELKRKIDDVRDYINKTFGNNDQLKDLVDRANKSLIAEYPKGKSPNEKTWFQNKFYHQPLIAAISNLEIIQNDARNVQSDALALMLQEKVDASIKFTSYEPIVSGPTDIQAGKQAEVKVMLGTYSNSNKISISGVSKQENGKGIIPISGAGIGEHKLAGTITLTDASGKPQSFPWTHTYNVIAGPREVKLEKGLLLSADKMNVMYRGLENPVSGSILGADNSKLSLSAPGASVRNTGPGKWIVKPSTGTTVKLTLSGVDPYGKSVSQVFEYRIKNVPPPQGQMRGQNVLSMPATSIPNQSVQAAIPDFDFPVSFNVTQFMVRVPGRAALLIHGNTLGEAAGLIKNLRAGDVVSIFDIKATAQGLEGQQIKNITPIIINVQ; encoded by the coding sequence ATGGCACAAGGAAAACAGACCCCTCGTCAGAAGATGATCAACCTGATGTATCTGGTGTTCATCGCGATGATGGCCCTAAACATTGATGCAGAAATCATCAGATCATATTATGACTCTACAAGAGCATTAAATGAAACCAGAACTTTAACAGAAAGAAAGAACGAAAAGATTTTTGAAAAAACGCTGGAAGCTAAAGCTCAGCAGGTTCCGGATACTTACTCAAAACCTTGGGAAGATTATAAATCTTTGAAAACCAAGATTGATGCGTTAGTAAAACATGCTCAGGATATCAAGGATTTACTGAAAAAACAATCAGAATTTCATGATAAAGATCCTAAAACCGGAAAAGAGATTGACGTAAGTGAAAACTTTGCTGCATTAAATAACAATGAAGCTACTACGGAATATTTCTTTAAAGAAGGAGATGAAAATTCACCTTCTCCTAATGCATTAGAACTAAAACGTAAAATAGATGACGTAAGAGATTACATCAATAAAACTTTTGGTAATAATGATCAACTTAAAGATTTAGTAGATAGAGCCAACAAATCTCTTATTGCGGAATATCCTAAAGGAAAATCTCCGAATGAGAAAACTTGGTTCCAAAATAAATTTTATCATCAGCCACTTATTGCTGCGATATCTAATTTGGAAATTATCCAAAATGATGCCAGAAACGTACAATCTGATGCATTAGCATTAATGCTTCAGGAGAAAGTAGATGCTAGTATCAAGTTTACAAGCTACGAACCAATTGTTTCAGGACCTACAGATATCCAGGCTGGTAAGCAGGCTGAAGTAAAAGTAATGTTAGGTACTTATTCTAATAGTAATAAGATAAGCATTTCTGGGGTTAGTAAGCAAGAAAATGGTAAAGGTATCATTCCTATTTCAGGAGCAGGTATCGGAGAACATAAACTAGCTGGAACGATTACATTAACAGATGCTTCAGGTAAGCCACAATCTTTCCCTTGGACGCATACTTATAATGTAATTGCTGGACCTAGAGAAGTAAAACTTGAAAAAGGATTATTACTTTCTGCTGATAAAATGAACGTAATGTATAGAGGATTAGAAAACCCTGTATCAGGATCTATCCTAGGTGCAGATAATTCTAAACTTTCATTATCAGCTCCGGGAGCTTCTGTAAGAAATACAGGCCCTGGTAAGTGGATTGTAAAACCTTCAACAGGTACTACAGTGAAATTGACATTATCTGGAGTAGATCCTTATGGAAAATCAGTATCTCAGGTATTTGAATATAGAATCAAGAATGTTCCGCCACCGCAAGGTCAGATGAGAGGACAGAATGTATTGTCGATGCCGGCAACTTCTATTCCTAACCAATCTGTACAGGCTGCTATTCCTGACTTCGATTTCCCTGTTTCGTTCAATGTAACACAGTTCATGGTAAGAGTACCTGGTAGAGCAGCACTATTGATTCATGGAAATACATTAGGTGAAGCAGCAGGATTAATAAAGAATCTGAGAGCAGGAGATGTTGTATCTATCTTTGATATTAAAGCAACAGCTCAAGGATTGGAAGGCCAACAGATTAAAAACATTACTCCTATTATTATTAATGTTCAATAG